In Magnetococcales bacterium, a single window of DNA contains:
- a CDS encoding PAS domain S-box protein, with translation MLKLKRLVGRKFLLDHLHKAQACFGQGLSLAVVDQEGQILCAAGDEKNMDFLESQEIIKSPISLEEQIIGHLLIRLPNECTESLRKNVASKAEFIIMGLQAIVESELARRAVTAETLEMYRSHAHLNRAVLGLNHSMVVKEIGESLLAEFCGHESIAEWGVVFWPDQKTGHQRLVGVSGRSPDDLFFSQVVESELFHSITAHAHGEIINHLTSDPRWQVKQSEDCALLMVPLENPGKVAGMLVLGISSSQQEFRAVDLHRASTLSVVAATALRNAILFEETLSIKNYNENILKSLSNGVITFDLEGTIVKVNQAALRILGIDADQLPGHSAQILFRETNAWVGDRIDRLLEMGKVEDVTEKNLITKSGKIISINLSTVPMLGLDGRLIGGLLVFDDISREKRVKNALSRYMPSQVIDDFLGTNDVSVLGGIEQEVTILFSDLRSFTSLSEDLSALETIAMLNDYLGRMVDLIFSNDGTLDKFIGDAIMAVFGTPLPTGNDAENAVLASQDMMIRLREFNASRARKGNRPLRIGIGINTGLVVSGYIGSPKRMDYTVIGDEVNLTARIESATKYYGTPILLSENTFTRIKKPLRSREIDRVRVKGKHRPVRIFEILDYVTEQEFPAVDKALEYFNSGMAAYNQRQWQQASEAFAQVIRIKSTDKPSVIYLQRCLGWMEKDPGQEWDGVTTLA, from the coding sequence ATGTTGAAACTCAAGAGGTTGGTTGGCAGGAAATTCCTGCTCGACCATCTGCATAAGGCGCAAGCCTGTTTCGGTCAGGGTCTTTCCCTGGCGGTCGTGGATCAGGAGGGACAGATTCTGTGCGCTGCCGGGGATGAAAAGAACATGGATTTTCTCGAAAGTCAGGAAATCATCAAATCCCCCATATCATTGGAGGAACAGATCATCGGCCATTTGTTGATCCGCCTTCCAAATGAGTGTACGGAGTCGTTGCGAAAAAATGTTGCCAGCAAGGCCGAGTTCATCATCATGGGCCTGCAAGCCATTGTTGAATCCGAGTTGGCCCGCCGTGCGGTGACCGCTGAAACTTTGGAAATGTATCGATCCCATGCCCATTTGAACCGCGCTGTTTTGGGTCTGAACCATTCCATGGTGGTCAAGGAGATCGGAGAATCGCTGCTGGCGGAGTTCTGTGGTCATGAATCCATTGCCGAATGGGGCGTGGTGTTCTGGCCGGATCAAAAAACCGGTCACCAAAGGCTGGTCGGTGTGTCTGGCCGGTCTCCCGACGACCTTTTTTTTTCACAGGTTGTCGAATCGGAGCTGTTCCACAGCATCACAGCCCATGCACATGGAGAGATCATCAATCATCTGACGTCAGATCCCCGCTGGCAAGTGAAACAGTCGGAGGATTGCGCCCTTCTCATGGTTCCACTGGAAAATCCCGGCAAGGTTGCAGGAATGCTGGTTCTGGGCATCAGCTCCTCGCAACAGGAGTTTCGCGCTGTTGATCTGCATCGGGCATCAACCTTGTCGGTCGTGGCCGCCACCGCCTTGCGTAACGCCATATTGTTCGAAGAAACCTTGTCAATCAAGAATTACAACGAAAACATCTTGAAAAGTCTCTCCAATGGGGTGATCACCTTTGACCTGGAAGGAACCATCGTCAAAGTCAACCAAGCTGCTCTCCGCATTCTCGGCATCGATGCAGACCAGCTTCCGGGACACTCTGCTCAAATACTCTTCAGAGAGACCAACGCCTGGGTGGGAGATCGAATCGACCGTCTTCTGGAAATGGGGAAAGTGGAAGACGTAACGGAAAAAAATTTGATTACAAAGTCAGGAAAAATCATCAGCATCAACCTGTCAACGGTTCCCATGCTGGGACTGGATGGCCGGTTGATCGGTGGTCTGCTGGTGTTCGACGACATTTCTCGCGAAAAACGTGTCAAGAATGCCCTCTCCCGCTACATGCCCAGCCAGGTGATCGACGACTTCCTGGGTACGAACGATGTTTCGGTTTTAGGTGGCATCGAGCAGGAGGTTACCATTCTTTTCTCGGATCTGCGCAGCTTTACCTCCCTGTCTGAAGATCTTTCGGCCCTTGAAACCATTGCCATGCTGAATGACTATTTGGGAAGAATGGTTGACCTCATTTTCAGCAATGATGGAACATTGGACAAATTTATTGGTGATGCCATCATGGCGGTTTTCGGAACGCCACTGCCAACCGGTAATGACGCCGAAAACGCTGTTCTGGCATCGCAAGACATGATGATCCGGCTACGGGAATTCAACGCATCACGTGCCAGGAAAGGCAACAGGCCTCTGCGGATCGGAATCGGCATCAATACCGGTCTGGTGGTCTCCGGATATATCGGATCACCCAAACGGATGGATTACACCGTCATTGGGGATGAGGTCAATCTGACGGCCCGGATCGAATCAGCCACCAAATATTACGGCACTCCGATCTTGTTGAGCGAAAATACGTTCACACGCATCAAAAAACCCTTGAGAAGTCGCGAGATCGACCGGGTACGAGTCAAGGGGAAACATCGTCCGGTACGCATCTTTGAAATCCTTGATTACGTCACCGAACAAGAGTTCCCT